A stretch of DNA from Candidatus Hydrogenedentota bacterium:
GATCAGGCCCTCTTTCTTGATCACCTGGAGATTTGCCAGCGCGCCCGCCGCCGAGATGGCGTTCGCGGAATGGGTGCTGGTCATTTCGCCGGGGCCGTACATGTTCATCAGGTCTTCCGTGCCCACCACGGCGGACAGGGGTGTGCCGCCGGAGATGCCCTTGCCGCAGGCGGCCAGATCCGGCACGACGCCCAGGTGCTGGAAGCCGAAAGCCTTGCCCGCGCGGCCGAAGCCCGCCTGCACTTCGTCGAAGATCAGCAGCGCCTGATGCTGGTCGCACCACTGACGCAGCGCCTGGGCATATTCCGCCGGCATAAGCGTGGCGTTGCAGCCCTGAAAGGTTTCGCTCATCACACCGCAGACCTGCTCCGGCTTGATGCCCTGGGCCGCCAGGGATTCTTCAAACACATGGAAACCGGTGTCCACCTGACGGTAGCCGTCGGGGAAGGGTACGTTTACGAAGCGGGGATCCAGATCGCCCATCCACGTCTTCAAACCGGGGATGCCGCCCGCGAGCTGCGATCCCATGGTGCGGCCGTGGAAGGCGTGGCTGAAACTCACCAGCACCGACTTGTCTTTGCCGCCGACCTGCATGCCCTTCGTGCGCGCCAGCTTGATGCAGCACTCCGTGGCTTCCGCGCCCGTGGTCAGGAGGAACACGCGCTTGAGGGGCTCGGGCAGATAGCTCTGAATTTCCTCGATCAGTTGCGCGCGAATCTCCGTGGGGAAGGCGTAGGCGTAAAAGAGCCCCTTTTGCGCCATGGCGGCAATCGCTTCACCGATCTCCGGACGGCCATGGCCGCTGGAGGTCACCAGCACGCCGCTGGAGAAATCGATCCACTGGTTGCCAAAGGCGTCGCAGATGTACTCCCCATGGCCATGATCCCACACGATGGGGGGCTGGCCGCCCATGCTGCGGGGCTCGATGGCGCGAAGACGCTCCAGTGTCGGCACCGAAGCGGGCGCGGGTAAGGCCGTGCAGATCGTGCGATGCTCGGTCTTAACCGCGGGCACTTCTTCGGGGATGATGGGGAATTCTTTGGTCGCCATGGGGCCTCCTGGAGGTAAA
This window harbors:
- a CDS encoding aspartate aminotransferase family protein, giving the protein MATKEFPIIPEEVPAVKTEHRTICTALPAPASVPTLERLRAIEPRSMGGQPPIVWDHGHGEYICDAFGNQWIDFSSGVLVTSSGHGRPEIGEAIAAMAQKGLFYAYAFPTEIRAQLIEEIQSYLPEPLKRVFLLTTGAEATECCIKLARTKGMQVGGKDKSVLVSFSHAFHGRTMGSQLAGGIPGLKTWMGDLDPRFVNVPFPDGYRQVDTGFHVFEESLAAQGIKPEQVCGVMSETFQGCNATLMPAEYAQALRQWCDQHQALLIFDEVQAGFGRAGKAFGFQHLGVVPDLAACGKGISGGTPLSAVVGTEDLMNMYGPGEMTSTHSANAISAAGALANLQVIKKEGLIAHAAQLDPVLKEGATAIAAASKGRIGAWDSVGLVCSLQCRKGATGTDPDPDLAWTIIYECYKRGVMLFAPVGVGGGAVKICPPLVIKEGALREGLSVIEDVVRRLV